The segment AttctcaatttatttttattttttaataatattaaataattatcatattttttaaatataaaatatatattaattaaataattagtcaactattacataaattaaaaaataactacaattttataattaattaaattaaagtttttcaaattataacttttttaattttaaaaaagacaaaaattatatgatattatgtgaattcagttttattaattgtaaataaattttttaatttaactgaTATATTAgataactaaattttaaatcaaccaatatttatatataaattatattagattataaaataagattgaaataTAGATTAATTTGCAGTTTTATTGGTTAAACCAATTAATctaattcagttttaaaaatacTAGTTAGTTTATATGTAAAAATCTGCACTaacaaaatgtaattaattatgtatttaaatataatCCTTGATTAtcagttaattataaaaacacgAATTGGATTCCGTAGAAGGCGGCATGCACGGTGGCTGTGGAGCACGGCACCGCACTCAGCCATAAAAATTttgcttaaatttatttaaatccaCATCAATCAAAAGTTACATGGCACGTGCAAACAAACCAAAATCTCATGGCTAGATTCTTTCTAGATCCACTTTCTCCCTGACCTCactaaactttataatttaCTCTTTATCTAAAGTGTATATAAAGGAGTTAAGTTTCTGGAAACAtatgggttttttttattttttaagtggCCATTGCATAATCAGTCTTTGATCTTGCCTCATTCCTGTTGTCATTATGCATGTATTATTTGCCACGAGAGTTATcttataagtaaataaaattatatgtataaataaattttgttagcgtattcatataaattgataggataacatatgattagataatgtgtttatgatataaatgttaagaTAATTACATCTCAAAAGCTATTCGTATTcgaaattttaatataccaCCACACTTTATAGTCCTAACACCTAAGCACTCTAGTTGTGCATTAGCTTCCTATTAATCTCAGGTTAACATTGTGATACGTTATAATATCAGCATTATCATCTATGTTACACTATTATAACTAGGAGACATAATGATGATTCTGATACcaaattatatgtatcttaAAAGAACTATACTTAAAAAActagttattaaaattgaaaaatctaaaactatataaaccctacattaaaaattcatattttctacTATGAAATCTAAATCTCATACTTTGTATTTagaatcttaataattttttttatttttttattttaaaattattaaatcaaatattgatgtataagtttatataaatattttaataaaatttatttctataagtaatattattcttttttcattaaaaaataaccaatCATTGTTGTAACTTGTGGATGTGGTAAGTAAGTGTGACTTCATTTGATTTGGAATGGTGGTTTGTGTTGTGTGGTGGGTAGAGCCGTCCCGTGGCGTGTGAATGATTGTCAACTTGCTTGGTCATGTTGGCCAATAAAGTGGAAAGGTTTAAGATAAGGATCAACCGGGTTAATTAGTAATTAAGCTAATAATTTTTGTGTACTTTATTAGTGGTGATGAGGTCGGTTGATGTGCATGTGCCATCTTCTGATGTTGGAAATTTTCTaacatcaataatttaatacaatCTATTAGCTTCTAGAATTTCAAAATGcattaatcaatcaaaatataacaataataaatatttccaccgtaaaaaagaaaactatgcCATCAAAacaaatcattcaattttaacGGAATCTTAAAAGTAATcggataatattatatataaatattatatataaataataatatattattagataattaaaaattaaaaataaattatataaattatataataatatattattatttatatataaaagttatatacatagttttattaaaattgattataataatttaacaattttttttaaacaaattttatttgaattggattatttttttgtaattaaattaattatattaaaaaattaaaattttaaatttaataattattttatcgaataaattaaaaatataatttaaatatattatctataaaacttaaactaatatttcataTCTGATGTCTTGCTCACTTACTCTaccttttgagtatataatagCTTTTACATCATCCCATGACCCATCATATTCTTGAACCAATGAATGGATGACATGTGGAATACCTTACCCTACCATGCCATCACCTGTCCCCCATTTAgagattcaattatttttaggcaatcccacccaaaatatgcgttttatcaagttttttttttttaaattttaaaaatcttatttacctaaaatattaaaaacaaatttaaatttgatttttattttctttcctaaccctaaaaattaataatttttctcaatccaaatttttaaaaataacattttcctttataaaatttctaattttttagatttaattttttattgacgttttttcttctttgatatgACCTACTTTCAAGAGTACTTCTAGGCGTCAATATTGATGAAGAGGAGTCTCGTCTTTGTAGACGATGATTctcaaaaaaattgttgaaaagagaTCATATCGAAGAGAAAGAAACATCATCTGAAGgttataagaaagaaaaaaatatcatcagaaaattgaatttgaaaaattaaaaaccctatgaaaatttttttttaaaaaatttagatcaaaaaattattaatttttaatatttaaaaagaaaataatttaattaacaaacttaattaattttaaccgtcataaataagtaaataaaatttttaaaattaataattttttttttgaaaaacatcgtaatttgggtgggaaagagtCCTTTGGTCTTATTTTTACCGTCCGTATAATTGATTTGTGTGCAACTTGCAAGGATGATGACAGAGCTTGAAACAAACAAGGCAAAATTGGCATCTAATTGGGAATTATTcaaaaaacaaacagaaaactTGCCAAGGACTAGGAGAGGAAGGATGAGACTGCAAGCCTTGAATGCAGAACTTCTCATCGCCTGtgatattttcattgataaaattatacaaatttattttaagtagatagattaatatatcttatgaagttattaaataattttaaattataaataaaataatcaccaattatatatatatatatatatatatatatatatatatatatatatatatatatacatgagaGTCCAATCTTTTATACAAACATTTTAGAGTTACACCATTACTCCAGTCAAAGTTATATTGCACAAACTTGCTTGCTTTTGGCATTTTCATAGTCCTCAGCCTTGTAGACTCTAATGAATTCTTGGAAAATCAAAcgatgttatatatatttaattttgaatatttagattatatattatcatataattaaatattaatttatctttaatttaaattaatatgagtcattatttaaatacctaattaaaaataaaaaattaggtatgcataattttataattaaaaaatatatgtttttgacaaaaattaatcacaaaaacagaaaaaatgaatCCACCAAATTGAATATTACTCATGTGTACAAGGATTCCTAAagattcgaaaaaaaaaaaaagaattagggtttttataaataataaataaaggatAATAACGTATGATAGATGGTACTTTtgtttaagattaaaattattaaaattttaaaaaaggtaTAAAGTACAtgtttccacccaaagtttgataaaCTAGTTATTTCCCACCTATTGAATGGTTAAATGGCAAATTCTCACATAATCCATGACGTTGtcaatgaaaatttgataaaagaaagacaaatttTGATTGGGCTCAGAAGACTTGGGCCAAAAAAGTGCCAAGCGTTGGCCCATCTCAAAATCCAACCATATACACTACCACTACCTGCAAAGGTAAACTTGCCAGAAAGCAGAATCCCAGTACCGAGTCCTCACCAGCCACAGCAGGTACTGTATATGATtacatgcaatttttttttattttttactttgtcAATTCGATTCAACATGTTGGTTGCAATTTTTCGAATTCGCTAGGGCTTCCAAATTTCTTTACTTTAAGCATTCTTTAAGTGTTTACTGTATGAAATCTGGTAACGTCAAATTTTCAGTTGGAGTTGTTCAATCGGAATGTATACTCATCTGGAATTTTGAAATCCATGGGAGCACAATGAATATGGGATAGCGATTAATGACAACTGTTACTTGAATTGAAGCATTATGAGCATATACATCTATGGATATATAGTGTGATGGCTTCATTTTTATTCTCAGTAACCATGAAGGTGCGATCATCAGTAAAGAAGATGTGCGAGTTTTGTAAGACAGTTAAGCGTCGTGGACGTGTATATGTAATTTGCTCTTCTAATCCTAAGCACAAGCAACGGCAGGGAATGTCAACGTTTGCAAATGAAGGACCAATCCCATCCATGTATGTTGTCTAGGGCATTCTCTCTCTGTTTGCAACCCTTCATTgtatttttgttaactttttggTTCTTGACGTTGTTTGTCATCCATGGCAATATATGCATGCACCTGTGGTCTctcattttaccctttttaaattaagtatagTTATTTTCATCTTGGACGATGAAAATTCGTATTCAAAGGAACAAGAGTTTTTTTGATTAAGGATATGAAGGAAACAAGGTGATGGCTGGAtagaattaaatattaaatgagtTTCTTGGAATTGCCCCTTTTTTAGTATTTCCTGTAAAAAACACCTCCACATTCATggaaataaaaaagtttgatatgCACAGATTATTTGCCTTTGTGTTTCCATACTGTGGAGAGACACCTGGTTGTGTAAGTTCCTTCCATACAGCTCATTGATTGCTAAGTTTGACTTATGGCCAGTAATTGAAGCTACAATATTGGATCCAACTTCCGGCCTAGAATCTGTGCCATACTTAAATATGTGTCtgagtttgtttttctttcagcTAAGCTGAATTGCGTGAAGCTTTTCCATTTAAATGGCCTCTAGCTGATGTGATGATTATTGAGTTTGCAGACCTGTTTATCTATCACAAGACTAATGCCTTGGTTTATAATGAGTTTAGAGCTACAAATTGCACCAAAATTGTGAAACAGTTGGTAATCCCTTTTTTTAGATTTTCCTAGGTTTCATTAAGTTTTCCTTGCCTTTTAGCAATTTTTATAATGTTCATTCCTCTATCATACTATTCTAAAACATTTTTGGTGTAGTGCATGTATGATTTATAAGTGTGTTCTTGTGACTATCTTCTTAGTTGCACTGTGCAGTTACAAGAAATTATGCTAGCCATTTGTAGCATATTATTGATACAGACTCTTTCGGGAATCTGTAACAATAGCTTTTCAATTGACTGTGccagtaatttatttatttatttttaaaggaaGCTAGTAATATCtgtaattttcttctttgtgtCTTTATCAGGTTCATGGAAATAAACGCTAAGCAGGAAATTGCCCCCTTTCACAGCTTCCAGACAGGGCTGGTTGCTTTGATACCCAAAAAACAGCAGCCATCACTGATATACGGATGGAGGGCAAACCTTTCATCTCTTCTCTTCAAACAGGGAAAATAGGTCAGATCATGAAGTAGAATTGTTCTCAAGTCTATAATCTGAGATGGTTTTTTGGGATTTTGAACATTGTTTTGCTTTATCTTGCCATACTCATAAATCACCATGTTATTACTGAGGGAAAATGTTAAACAAAGTTAGTAATTTCCATAAGAGAATCGGGGAATATCCTTGATACATTAGTGAATGGTTTCTTTTATCCTATTACAATTGAGTCAGGTTGATATCTGGCTGTTTTCAATACTTGAGTATTAACATAATAGAACCTAATCATCTCTCGTTACTGATTAATGATCATGCATCCCAATTTGAAGCCTCTGCTCTTTGTATCTTCCACATTAACCTGTCTTAGAAATGGGCAGATGTTCCATCTTTCAAAATGTTACACAAAAGAGAAACACATCAGGGATTTGATTATTGAAGGAAAGTGGTGATGCCGCAGGCGTTGGAGAGGTCTTAAAAGGAATtaatggtttagggtttagagtgTGGTCTAACTTTGTTAGCTAGTTTGCTTCCAAATCGCCATCAATTGTGCAAAATTCCATTAATTCAATCTTGGAATTTATCAAAATTCCGGAACTTTGAATCATGATCTCGAAATCTTTCATCTCCAGCGTGGATGGTAAAGGTGTTACCAAGTGGTCTGACATGTATCCTCCTAAAATGGGTAAAAGGGAAAGCTTTTCTGTAAGGCCTTTCTTCGAACTGGACTCTCACGCAGATGAAGAATGacttaaattaaagaaatatagtCATTGAAACGAAGACAACAGTCTAATGTCCTTAGAGAAATCCAAATTCGATGTCTTACATCGGCTGAAGTTGCAGCAAATCGTTTGATTTTCAGCTGAACAATTGGATTTGAAGGGTCTCAATGGTTTTGATTTCTCCTTCATTCTTCTTTGTTTCAAAGGAAAGAAAGAGTGAACTGTTCGTTGTTGATAATTGATATGTTTTTGTTGTAAAGAAACCATTCTTATCATCTAACAGCAATTCTAAGAGAATATAATACAgaagataaatattatttcttcaAGAGCCCTAATCGCTTAACCAATTAGGGCACAAGTGAAATGATTTACCATCTTATTGTACATTttctattaacaaaattaagtttaagtgGGAAAACATTAAAACATTTAGGGGatagtaaaattgataaaacattataatttttagatagcttaggtttaaatttttgttatatttatgaaattttgatttatttagtataataattataaatacaatcataatattttagatttatttgtcCAATCAATACGGGATATAATTTATGCCAAAAAGATGTGAAAAATTTTTATAGACCAAACCCCATTATTTATtcttaagaagaaaaaataaataaaaacctttCAACtgttgtttaaaaataaatcataaaattaaaaatt is part of the Mangifera indica cultivar Alphonso chromosome 13, CATAS_Mindica_2.1, whole genome shotgun sequence genome and harbors:
- the LOC123194313 gene encoding uncharacterized protein LOC123194313, encoding MKVRSSVKKMCEFCKTVKRRGRVYVICSSNPKHKQRQGMSTFANEGPIPSMFMEINAKQEIAPFHSFQTGLVALIPKKQQPSLIYGWRANLSSLLFKQGK